In Daphnia magna isolate NIES linkage group LG6, ASM2063170v1.1, whole genome shotgun sequence, the following are encoded in one genomic region:
- the LOC116925885 gene encoding pleckstrin homology domain-containing family J member 1, whose translation MHVNGKELITTSFKTATIEGRMNYKVLHPGKSKTNFKEFWFKLTGNLLFYFGLNNFGGIKGNEPIGVIVLENCSVSFDEEGSGVFAFIVAFSGDQDKHVFSCFNVTQAQNWVIALRQASYEHLRIQVKILESKLESLGGKSIYKWNTASSCTPTGTLKYPTNSVAPVLPAIPILPTPPARKRIGPKAKTFVSHMADDAPETSSLKSNSNGADQDLIRW comes from the exons ATGCATGTCAACGGAAAAGAATTGATAACTACCTCTTTTAAAACTGCAAC AATCGAAGGAAGAATGAATTACAAAGTTCTCCACCCTGGGAAATCTAaaacaaatttcaaagaatTCTGGTTTAAACTGACAGgcaatcttcttttttattttggcctAAACAATTTTGGAGGAATAAAAGGAAAT GAACCTATCGGTGTGATAGTTTTAGAAAATTGTTCTGTATCGTTTGATGAAGAAGGTTCTGGGGTATTTGCTTTCATTGTTGCTTTCTCTGGTGATCAAGATAAGCATGTTTTCTCCTGCTTCAATGTGACTCAAGCACAGAACTGGGTCATAGCCTTGAGGCAAGCCag CTATGAGCATTTGAGAATCCAAGTCAAGATTTTGGAGAGCAAGCTAGAAAGCCTTGGTGGAAAG AGTATTTACAAATGGAACACTGCTTCTAGTTGTACTCCAACTGGTACATTAAAATACCCTACAAACTCCGTAGCTCCTGTTTTACCTGCAATTCCTATTTTACCTACACCTCCGGCGAGAAAGCGGATCGGACCTAAAGCAAAAACATTTGTGAGTCATATGGCTGATGATGCGCCGGAGACTAGTTCTCTCAAAAGTAATAGCAACGGCGCTGATCAAGATTTGATCAGGTGGTG
- the LOC116925877 gene encoding neural Wiskott-Aldrich syndrome protein, with protein MTAAKRPQPENKPSSLLSLEENDQLFKLIGLRCKSMASAVVQVCFADPPSRSQWNLRHCGVLCFIKDNIKRSYYLRVFCLDRQSVVWEQELYSSFEYCAPRPHFHTFEGDDCRVGLNFANDAEAEFFLVAIKENMRIKSEKRERRRLSQQQLQPLVKPTPVATNGSASKTTVRTTTTTNSVMTKKSKKDKNKKITKADIGLPSDFKHLSHVGWDPNQGFALDNVDPNLLKFFARAGISESHLKDKATREFIYDFIDKHGGKEAAIREISSLQPNAGLFSAPPVPARNPPSTPQTARMAPPAPPMAAPPPPPSRIIASPPPIAPPAPPQRAPPPKMAPITTTVPPPPPVGAPPPPPPPPPPPSFGGPPPPPIPSLTVSAPSPSSSPAQPDVRSALMDAIKEGHKLKSVPADSDSSMKAGPKASAAPDTRNDLLGQIRAGKELKPVEKKASSVPVSDDVMEGMAGALARALEERCRVIHSDSDESGQDQDEDDDWDD; from the exons ATGACTGCTGCCAAGCGTCCCCAACCTGAAAACAAACCATCATCTCTTCTATCACTTGAAGAAAATGATCAACTTTTTAAGCTCATTGGCTTACGCTGCAAG AGTATGGCATCAGCTGTGGTCCAGGTATGTTTTGCTGATCCACCCAGCAGATCCCAATGGAACTTACGGCATTGTGGTGTATTGTGCTTCATTAAGGATAATATCAAGCGTTCCTATTATTTGAGGGTATTTTGCCTGGATAGGCAATCTGTTGTTTGGGAACAAGAGTTGTACAGCTCTTTTGAATACTGTGCACCAAGACCACATTTTCACACTTTTGAAGGGGAT GATTGTCGCGTTGGGCTAAATTTTGCCAATGACGCAGAGGCAGAATTCTTTTTGGTGGCTATAAAAGAGAATATGAGAATCAAATCGGAAAAACGAG AGCGTCGACGGTTATCGCAGCAACAGTTGCAGCCATTGGTGAAACCGACCCCAGTGGCTACCAACGGATCAGCATCGAAAACTACAGTGCGAACGACGACAACCACAAACAGCGTGATGACTAAAAAGtcaaaaaaagacaaaaacaagaaaattacGAAAGCGGACATCGGACTACCGTCAGATTTCAAACATCTTAGCCATGTCGGGTGGGATCCGAACCAGGGATTTGCTCTAGACAACGTCGATCCCAATCTGTTAAAGTTTTTTGCCAGA GCCGGCATATCAGAGAGCCATTTGAAAGACAAAGCCACGCGTGAATTTATCTACGATTTTATTGACAAACATGGAGGGAAGGAAGCAGCCATTCGTGAAATATCGAGTTTACAACCTAATGCAGGATTGTTCTCAGCTCCTCCGGTACCAGCGAGAAACCCGCCATCGACGCCACAGACGGCAAGAATGGCACCTCCTGCGCCACCCATGGCAGCTCCTCCACCACCGCCTTCCAGAATAATTGCTTCTCCGCCGCCTATTGCCCCACCAGCACCTCCTCAGCGCGCCCCTCCACCAAAAATGGCTCCGATAACTACAACCGTACCACCACCTCCGCCTGTAGGTgctcctcctccccctccgCCACCTCCGCCGCCGCCATCCTTTGGTGggcctccccctccccccattCCTTCCTTGACTGTATCAGCTCCAtcgccttcttcttctcctgcCCAGCCTGATGTTCGCAGTGCACTGATGGACGCTATTAAAGAAGGGCATAAGCTCAAATCAGTTCCAGCTGATTCCGATTCATCGATGAAGGCCGGCCCGAAGGCATCGGCTGCACCTGATACACGCAACGATTTGTTAGGTCAAATACGAGCAGGCAAAGAACTGAAGCCAGTGGAGAAAAAGGCAAGCTCAGTACCCGTCAGTGACGATGTCATGGAAGGGATGGCTGGAGCTCTGGCCCGTGCTTTAGAGGAAAGGTGCCGTGTCATCCATTCCGACAGCGATGAGAGTGGACAAGACCAGGATGAAGACGATGATTGGGACGATTAA
- the LOC116925879 gene encoding uncharacterized protein LOC116925879 — translation MSIIKHSSGWFLHLFLASLLLSSCLANFTKGISTDPTDWLGNETDLEEDPARKPLRVKDTVFDLCQNLPGCTCDGKHERANCSCIIGDQGKLKKINFDKVRMPITITTLNVVDCPLVDFAQTKFAELPMKAINFLRVDRLQIATGSLRKVDRLSLQHVNKLVCSKDAFAQLEADTVTFVNVTFPVGLELVPISIKSELKIVRCNLTDVTIIVDWLPTDRSVSIDDSYLDRLSLKINAATFSMDGNHFAALSSTSGLMDIAYSHLLNLRNNQFSTKNVVSLMPDVMSSNVSLIFKAQSFSAESMRWLEHFKFEFEDTTVKGVTNRGSKGAATTCEEQIMAGSTSNRILTCLNVKILGDFLDSKEKSVPRREHEPEEQKQTQMSHDVASHSAHVLHYYPVLSLVTTAGVMLMICNSKI, via the exons atgtcaatTATCAAACATTCATCGGGGTGGTTTTTACATCTTTTCTTAGCATCCCTACTTTTAAGCAGTTGTTTAGCTAACTTTACCAAGGGCATTTCTACAGACCCGACTGACTGGCTTGGAAATGAAACCGACTTGGAAGAAGATCCTGCACGCAAACCTCTTCGTGTAAAAGACACTGTCTTTGACCTCTGTCAAAACCTTCCCGGCTGTACGTGTGATGGGAAACACGAGCGAGCCAACTGCAGTTGCATCATTGGCGATCAAGGCAAACTGAAAAAA ATCAATTTCGATAAAGTAAGAATGCCGATAACCATTACAACTTTGAACGTAGTCGATTGCCCGCTTGTTGACTTTGCCCAAACAAAATTCGCTGAACTACCGATGAAGGCGATCAATTTTCTGCGCGTCGATCGCTTGCAAATAGCTACAGGTTCGCTAAGGAAAGTGGATCGTCTGTCTTTGCAACACGTTAACAAGTTAGTATGCAGCAAAGATGCTTTCGCTCAACTGGAAGCTGATACAGTCACATTCGTCAACGTCACGTTTCCTGTCGGACTTGAACTAGTTCCAATTTCAATCAAATCGGAACTGAAAATTGTTCGTTGTAACTTGACCGATGTCACTATAATAGTAGACTGGCTACCCACAGATCGATCTGTCTCCATAGACGATAGTTACTTAGATCGTCTAAGTCTGAAAATTAACGCAGCCACGTTCAGCATGGATGGAAATCATTTCGCCGCACTTTCATCGACATCAGGGCTAATGGATATCGCCTACTCCCATTTGCTAAATTTGAGAAACAATCAATTTTCTACCAAAAATGTCGTTTCCCTTATGCCAGATGTTATGTCTTCTAACGTATCTCTAATATTTAAAGCCCAAAGCTTCTCGGCCGAAAGTATGCGTTGGCTGGAACATTTCAAGTTTGAATTCGAGGATACCACAGTAAAAGGAGTGACTAATCGTGGTAGTAAAGGAGCAGCCACAACGTGTGAAGAACAGATCATGGCTGGCTCTACAAGTAATCGAATTCTTACCTGCCTGAACGTTAAGATCCTCGGTGACTTTTTAGACTCGAAAGAGAAATCTGTACCACGCCGTGAACACGAACCGGAAGAGCAAAAACAGACTCAAATGAGCCATGACGTGGCATCACATTCTGCTCACGTCCTGCACTATTATCCAGTGCTATCACTAGTCACCACTGCAGGTGTGATGTTGATGAtctgcaattcaaaaatttaa
- the LOC116925878 gene encoding uncharacterized protein LOC116925878 produces the protein MRVARFPVSKLLFALTILFPFAYCNMEPNTKDSSTVPPMTDVNEFPEARKSPRYLCVQAGCTCDPISGNAEENMMANCNCQNTKSESTGSANPKVLLPTLMKFSGVRFPPNLKIARISNCDFLEIGSNDEFSQFDFAEILIQNSAGVTIRPLAFKKVSNFTVKNVGMLSFENRAFDNLEADSVQFTNVTFNKNNMNNFNHVGTFSPLRINSALEFRESKLSTDMEIQINQVDVTNLTVSFRNCELEGLKATITTNRFELIGNNFPSLCTISTNVPLIPVSTSPSVSCESENNQPTTSIEFSKSMELNGNTFNRERMPDIRFSVEEKGIMDISFPDEKKPNESTVAQTAEKWLEMFTFEFKGNLIINRTRSNVNECKEKWVWGSKPPKYQIFCPTPQSMKEFVRSGKFKPLFRRPTSTSSSASTFTIPFFSLGCVLCFLNFSAFLSSYLSK, from the exons ATGCGAGTGGCACGATTTCCAGTAAGCAAGTTGCTTTTTGCGTTGACTATTTTGTTTCCCTTTGCATATTGCAACATGGAACCAAATACTAAGGACTCTTCCACGGTCCCTCCAATGACCGACGTTAACGAATTTCCCGAAGCACGCAAATCCCCTCGCTATCTGTGTGTTCAAGCTGGCTGTACTTGCGACCCAATCAGTGGTAACGCTGAAGAGAATATGATGGCCAACTGCAATTGTCAGAACACGAAATCTGAAAGCACTGGCAGTGCAAACCCG AAAGTTTTGTTACCGACACTCATGAAATTCTCTGGGGTCCGGTTTCCACCCAACCTCAAAATCGCCCGAATTTCTAACTGCGATTTCTTGGAAATCGGTTCGAATGATGAATTCTCTCAATTTGATTTCGCGGAAATTTTAATCCAAAATTCAGCTGGAGTCACTATTCGACCTTTGGCTTTCAAGAAAGTTTCAAATTTTACTGTTAAAAACGTAGGAATGCTTTCTTTCGAAAACCGAGCATTTGACAATCTAGAAGCCGATTCTGTTCAGTTCACGAATGTCAcattcaacaaaaacaacatgAACAATTTTAACCACGTTGGTACCTTCAGTCCTCTGCGAATCAATTCAGCTTTGGAATTTAGGGAATCAAAACTATCAACCGATATGGAAATCCAAATTAACCAAGTAGATGTGACCAATCTTACGGTCAGTTTTCGCAATTGCGAGCTTGAAGGTTTAAAAGCGACGATCACAACAAATCGTTTCGAACTGATAGGCAATAATTTCCCTAGTCTCTGCACAATCAGCACGAACGTTCCACTGATTCCGGTAAGTACAAGTCCTAGTGTAAGCTGCGAATCTGAAAATAATCAACCCACCACCAGCATCGAGTTTAGCAAATCAATGGAGCTCAACGGCAACACTTTCAATCGCGAACGCATGCCTGACATTCGTTTTAGCGTCGAAGAGAAGGGAATCATGGACATTAGCTTTCCAGACGAAAAGAAACCAAACGAATCTACAGTGGCACAAACAGCTGAAAAGTGGTTGGAAATGTTCACTTTTGAATTTAAAGGTAATCTGATTATAAACAGAACAAGGAGTAACGTCAACGAATGCAAAGAGAAATGGGTCTGGGGATCAAAACCACCCAAGTACCAGATCTTTTGCCCCACTCCACAGTCAATGAAAGAATTCGTTCGTTCCGGGAAATTCAAACCACTATTTCGACGTCCTACTTCTACCAGTTCTTCTGCTTCTACATTCACGATCCCGTTCTTTTCTCTTGGGTGTGTGCTATGTTTTCTGAATTTCTCCGCATTTCTTTCAAGTTACCTTTCAAAATAA
- the LOC116925872 gene encoding 2-hydroxyacyl-CoA lyase 2 isoform X1, translating to MLEILAAGFKETGISMFLGSAIVGAVIGWGFKRFNLIYLAIHQVDKTSKRNGGEIVAQVLHAHNIKQMFTLAGGHISPILAAAEKVGITVVDTRHEVSAVFAADAVARMTGTVGVVAVTAGPGLTNTVTAIKNAQMAESPILLLGGAAATILKGRGALQDIDQMSLFRPLCKYCASVTSVRDIAPILRTALQIAQSDTPGPVFVEMPIDVLYSYDLVKREVGAKSDGKGVVNKIVNWYLNNYVDNIFAGAWDPVEVKPLAVIIPMPTNQQVSKAVQLLSKAKRPLILMGSQSTLPPVKSEELVRAINRLGIPCYLGGMSRGLLGSKSSLQARQHRRDALKEADLIILAGSVCDFRLSYGRVLPRKVPIIAVNRNKDQLHKNSDMFWKPAVAVQADVGTFLVELSEAADGLKWDPEWVELLQKRDKEKELATEKLASEETETHLNPLSVLHSLEKVLPDNAILVADGGDFVGSAAYILKPRRPLSWLDPGAFGTLGVGGGFALGAKLARPDSEVWIVWGDGSCGYSVAEFDTFTRFKLPVMALVGNDAAWTQILREQVTILGTDVACKLNHMDYHVVAQGYGGLGYLLKRENASDIERILNEAREESHRTGKSVLINALIGKTGFRDGSISV from the exons atgttggaaaTTCTAGCAGCAGGATTCAAAGAAACAGGAATATCCATGTTTCTTGGTTCAGCAATTGTAGGTGCAGTGATTGGTTGGGGTTTCAAGCGATTTAACTTAATCTATTTGGCAATTCACCAG GTTGATAAAACATCCAAGCGGAATGGGGGTGAAATTGTTGCTCAAGTGTTACATGCACACAATATCAAACAAATGTTTACCTTGGCTGGTGGTCATATTTCCCCAATTTTAGCTGCTGCAGAGAAAGTTGGCATCACAGTGGTTGATACTAGGCATGAG GTTTCAGCAGTTTTTGCTGCTGATGCTGTAGCTAGAATGACAGGAACAGTCGGTGTTGTTGCAGTGACAGCTGGGCCTGGATTGACCAACACTGTTACTGCAATAAAAAATGCTCAAATGGCAGAGTCACCTATTTTACTGTTAG gTGGGGCGGCTGCAACAATATTAAAAGGTCGCGGTGCCCTCCAAGATATTGATCAAATGTCATTATTCAGACCACTCTGTAAATATTGTGCTAGCGTTACGTCAGTACGGGACATTGCTCCAATCCTGAGGACAGCATTACAAATCGCACAGTCAGACACACCTG GTCCAGTCTTCGTAGAAATGCCCATCGATGTCCTCTACTCGTACGACCTTGTAAAACGTGAAGTTGGAGCAAAAAGTGATGGCAAAGGCGTGGTCAACAAAATCGTAAATTG GTACCTAAATAACTATGTGGACAATATTTTTGCTGGTGCATGGGATCCAGTAGAAGTAAAACCTTTAGCAGTCATCATCCCAATGCCGACCAATCAACAAG TTTCGAAAGCCGTCCAGCTCCTATCGAAAGCCAAACGGCCACTTATCCTAATGGGTAGTCAGTCTACTCTTCCACCTGTTAAAAGCGAGGAATTAGTCAGAGCAATTAACCGGCTAGGCATTCCTTGCTACTTAGGAGGAATGTCCAGAGGTCTCCTTGGATCCAAAAGTTCCCTACAA GCGAGGCAACACAGGCGAGATGCACTCAAGGAAGCTGATTTAATCATTTTGGCTGGTTCTGTGTGCGATTTCCGACTTTCATACGGGCGTGTACTGCCGCGTAAGGTGCCTATTATAGCCGTGAATCGCAACAAAGATCAACTGCACAAA AATTCTGACATGTTCTGGAAACCAGCCGTTGCCGTACAGGCAGACGTAGGTACTTTCCTCGTCGAATTATCTGAAGCAGCTGACGGCCTCAAATGGGACCCTGAATGGGTAGAATTGCTCCAGAAACGAGATAAAGAGAAGGAGCTCGCCACCGAAAAA TTGGCGTCTGAGGAGACTGAAACTCACTTGAATCCTCTTTCAGTGCTTCATTCGCTAGAAAAAGTACTGCCCGATAACGCGATTCTTGTCGCCGACGGGGGAGATTTCGTTGGGTCGGCAGCTTACATACTGAAACCTCGCCGACCGTTGAGCTGGCTGGATCCTGGGGCTTTTGGCACCCTTGGTGTTGGTGGTGGATTTGCGCTTGGCGCTAAGCTTGCCCGACCTGACAGTGAG GTTTGGATTGTATGGGGGGATGGCTCATGCGGATACTCAGTTGCAGAATTCGACACATTCACTCGCTTTAAATTGCCTGTTATGGCACTAGTAGGCAATGATGCAGCATGGACACAAATCCTACGTGAACAAGTCACCATCCTTGGCACAGATGTGGCTTGCAAGTTGAAT CATATGGATTACCATGTGGTCGCCCAAGGTTATGGTGGTTTGGGTTACCTCTTGAAGAGGGAGAATGCTAGTGACATTGAACGCATACTGAACGAAGCACGAGAAGAAAGTCATCGGACAGGCAAAAGTGTTTTGATAAACGCCTTGATCGGGAAAACAGGATTCCGCGACGGTAGCATTTCTGTTTGA
- the LOC116925872 gene encoding 2-hydroxyacyl-CoA lyase 2 isoform X2, giving the protein MTGTVGVVAVTAGPGLTNTVTAIKNAQMAESPILLLGGAAATILKGRGALQDIDQMSLFRPLCKYCASVTSVRDIAPILRTALQIAQSDTPGPVFVEMPIDVLYSYDLVKREVGAKSDGKGVVNKIVNWYLNNYVDNIFAGAWDPVEVKPLAVIIPMPTNQQVSKAVQLLSKAKRPLILMGSQSTLPPVKSEELVRAINRLGIPCYLGGMSRGLLGSKSSLQARQHRRDALKEADLIILAGSVCDFRLSYGRVLPRKVPIIAVNRNKDQLHKNSDMFWKPAVAVQADVGTFLVELSEAADGLKWDPEWVELLQKRDKEKELATEKLASEETETHLNPLSVLHSLEKVLPDNAILVADGGDFVGSAAYILKPRRPLSWLDPGAFGTLGVGGGFALGAKLARPDSEVWIVWGDGSCGYSVAEFDTFTRFKLPVMALVGNDAAWTQILREQVTILGTDVACKLNHMDYHVVAQGYGGLGYLLKRENASDIERILNEAREESHRTGKSVLINALIGKTGFRDGSISV; this is encoded by the exons ATGACAGGAACAGTCGGTGTTGTTGCAGTGACAGCTGGGCCTGGATTGACCAACACTGTTACTGCAATAAAAAATGCTCAAATGGCAGAGTCACCTATTTTACTGTTAG gTGGGGCGGCTGCAACAATATTAAAAGGTCGCGGTGCCCTCCAAGATATTGATCAAATGTCATTATTCAGACCACTCTGTAAATATTGTGCTAGCGTTACGTCAGTACGGGACATTGCTCCAATCCTGAGGACAGCATTACAAATCGCACAGTCAGACACACCTG GTCCAGTCTTCGTAGAAATGCCCATCGATGTCCTCTACTCGTACGACCTTGTAAAACGTGAAGTTGGAGCAAAAAGTGATGGCAAAGGCGTGGTCAACAAAATCGTAAATTG GTACCTAAATAACTATGTGGACAATATTTTTGCTGGTGCATGGGATCCAGTAGAAGTAAAACCTTTAGCAGTCATCATCCCAATGCCGACCAATCAACAAG TTTCGAAAGCCGTCCAGCTCCTATCGAAAGCCAAACGGCCACTTATCCTAATGGGTAGTCAGTCTACTCTTCCACCTGTTAAAAGCGAGGAATTAGTCAGAGCAATTAACCGGCTAGGCATTCCTTGCTACTTAGGAGGAATGTCCAGAGGTCTCCTTGGATCCAAAAGTTCCCTACAA GCGAGGCAACACAGGCGAGATGCACTCAAGGAAGCTGATTTAATCATTTTGGCTGGTTCTGTGTGCGATTTCCGACTTTCATACGGGCGTGTACTGCCGCGTAAGGTGCCTATTATAGCCGTGAATCGCAACAAAGATCAACTGCACAAA AATTCTGACATGTTCTGGAAACCAGCCGTTGCCGTACAGGCAGACGTAGGTACTTTCCTCGTCGAATTATCTGAAGCAGCTGACGGCCTCAAATGGGACCCTGAATGGGTAGAATTGCTCCAGAAACGAGATAAAGAGAAGGAGCTCGCCACCGAAAAA TTGGCGTCTGAGGAGACTGAAACTCACTTGAATCCTCTTTCAGTGCTTCATTCGCTAGAAAAAGTACTGCCCGATAACGCGATTCTTGTCGCCGACGGGGGAGATTTCGTTGGGTCGGCAGCTTACATACTGAAACCTCGCCGACCGTTGAGCTGGCTGGATCCTGGGGCTTTTGGCACCCTTGGTGTTGGTGGTGGATTTGCGCTTGGCGCTAAGCTTGCCCGACCTGACAGTGAG GTTTGGATTGTATGGGGGGATGGCTCATGCGGATACTCAGTTGCAGAATTCGACACATTCACTCGCTTTAAATTGCCTGTTATGGCACTAGTAGGCAATGATGCAGCATGGACACAAATCCTACGTGAACAAGTCACCATCCTTGGCACAGATGTGGCTTGCAAGTTGAAT CATATGGATTACCATGTGGTCGCCCAAGGTTATGGTGGTTTGGGTTACCTCTTGAAGAGGGAGAATGCTAGTGACATTGAACGCATACTGAACGAAGCACGAGAAGAAAGTCATCGGACAGGCAAAAGTGTTTTGATAAACGCCTTGATCGGGAAAACAGGATTCCGCGACGGTAGCATTTCTGTTTGA
- the LOC116925884 gene encoding synaptophysin, translating into MDQIDINVVKEPRGFLRVLQFVFAICAFATTTNFGSSFSFIVRCKNETMGTQKITQSIEYPFRFDHIIVEEKACGNNYVFSYFGDYSSDAEFFVAAGVLAMLYSLASLVFYCLCGSSYQNNKTIPLVDFLVTMVIAVFWLSGSAAWASGVSAVKYVSDPSGWIKNLKICMENAECSSLYAGNFAGLNISIIFGFLNFFLWTVNLWFLYKETSWFQQDNASTTGPGGQTPI; encoded by the exons ATGGATCAAATTGATATCAATGTTGTCAAGGAGCCGAGAGGTTTTCTCCGGGTTCTACAATTT GTATTTGCAATATGCGCCTTTGCAACGACAACAAACTTTGGGAGCTCCTTTAGCTTTATTGTTAGATGCAAAAATGAAACGATGGGAACTCAAAAAATCACACAATCTATTGAATATCCGTTCAG GTTTGATCACATAATAGTAGAAGAAAAAGCTTGTGGTAACAACTATGTGTTTTCATACTTTGGAGATTACTCATCTGATGCTGAGttttttgttgctgctggaGTTCTGGCTATGCTTTACTCACTTGCATCCCTGGTATTCTATTGCCTTTGTGGCAGCAGCtatcaaaacaacaaaaccatTCCACTTGTG GATTTTCTAGTTACAATGGTGATTGCAGTGTTCTGGCTGTCAGGCAGTGCTGCATGGGCTTCTGGAGTATCTGCTGTCAAGTATGTCTCTGATCCAAGTGGTTGGATAAAGAATCTCAAAATATGCATGGAAAACGCGGAATGTTCTTCTCTGTACGCCGGAAACTTCGCTGGACTCAACATTTCTATC ATCTTtggatttttgaattttttcctCTGGACAGTGAATTTGTGGTTTCTCTACAAAGAAACATCCTGGTTCCAGCAAGATAATGCGTCAACCACTGGACCAGGCGGACAAACTCCCATCTAA